In one window of Verrucomicrobiia bacterium DNA:
- a CDS encoding response regulator transcription factor produces the protein MAEATTPKPNPADSAAAAKSRVYVVDDHTMFREGLRQLIDHEPGLMVCGDAADAAGALAGIRETKPDVVLVDISLAGSSGLDLIKAIRAEDENLPLLVVSMHDESLYAERALRAGAMGYVMKHEPAKVMKAAIYKVLGGDMYLSEKMSSSIITRLMRGQTDEPPASSVEKLSDRELEVFRMLGQGKGVRQIATELNVTVPTVNSFRNRIKEKLQLKTSTEVMLHAIQWFRDEAGK, from the coding sequence ATGGCTGAAGCTACCACTCCCAAGCCGAACCCGGCGGACTCCGCGGCCGCAGCCAAAAGCCGCGTTTACGTCGTCGATGACCACACGATGTTTCGCGAAGGGCTGCGGCAGCTCATTGATCACGAGCCCGGGCTGATGGTGTGCGGCGACGCGGCGGATGCGGCGGGCGCCCTTGCGGGAATCCGGGAAACCAAACCCGACGTCGTGCTGGTGGATATTTCCCTGGCCGGCTCCAGCGGGCTGGATCTAATCAAGGCCATCCGCGCCGAGGACGAAAATCTCCCGTTGCTGGTCGTTTCCATGCATGACGAATCCCTCTACGCCGAACGGGCCTTGCGCGCCGGCGCCATGGGTTACGTGATGAAGCACGAGCCGGCCAAAGTCATGAAGGCCGCGATCTACAAGGTGCTCGGCGGCGACATGTATCTCAGCGAAAAGATGTCCAGCAGCATCATCACCCGCCTGATGCGCGGACAGACGGATGAACCGCCCGCCTCCTCCGTGGAGAAACTCAGCGACCGTGAGCTGGAGGTGTTTCGCATGCTCGGGCAGGGCAAGGGCGTCCGGCAAATTGCCACCGAACTCAACGTTACCGTGCCCACCGTCAATTCCTTCCGCAACCGCATCAAGGAAAAGCTCCAGCTCAAAACCAGCACTGAAGTGATGCTTCACGCCATTCAGTGGTTTCGGGACGAGGCCGGCAAATAA